The genomic segment TGTTATTCAAAATATGGTTGAAAAAGCAGCAGTTAGGTCAACAGATGTTGTATTAGAAATAGGTCCAGGTACTGGTAATATGACAGTAAAATTACTGGACAAAGCTAAAAAAGTAATAGCATGTGAATTGGATGCTCGAATGGTAGCTGAGTTACAGAAACGTGTGCAAGGTACAATTTATCAGTCAAGATTACAAATTATGATAGGCGATGTCTTGAAAACAAACTTACCATTTTTTGATTTATGTGTTGCCAATATACCATATCAAATATCATCACCTTTAGTATTCAAATTACTTTTACATAGGCCACTGTTCAGGTATGTTcagtttgtttaaaaatttatttattgatatttaagaaattataaatttttaacatataGGGAAATACAAGCAGAAATGAACTTAGCACATTATTTTCTGCAGATGTGCCGTACTTATGTTTCAAAGAGAGTTTGCTGAACGTTTAGTAGCTAAACCAGgagataaattatattgtcGTTTAAGTATAAATACTCAGTTGTTAGCACGAGTGGACTTGCTTATGAAAGTAGGGAAAAACAATTTTAGACCACCACCAAAAGTAGAGTCAAATGTAGTTAGAATAGAACCACGTATTCCACCACCGCCAATTAATTATCAAGAATGGGATGGTTTAACACGAATTGCATTTGgcagaaaaaataaaactctCTCAGCAGCATTTAAGCAAACTACAGTCTTAACAATGttgttgaaaaattacaagattCATTGTAGTTTGAATAACAAGGTAATCATAGATGTAATAAGTATTACAAGAATATTagattaaatgttataaaacttCTTATTTTATGATATGTAGGAAATTCCAGAGGGATTTAATATTAAGGAAatgataaatgatattttacaaaaagcaCATGCAGAAAATAAACGTGCGAGAACTATGGATATAGATGATTTTATCAGGTATACAAAtgttatatgaattattttaataatcataACTAtgagattaattttatattaaaatttttagcCTTTTACATGCGTTTAACGCGCAAGGAGTGCACTTTACATAAATCAAAATttgattaatgtaaaaaaattgtgttatgttttgagaaaaatatatgatgTAAGGAAAATACagttttttgaataatttaaaagtattattttcattctctCATATTTTATACCTCGGAAcattacttaaaaaaaaaaaaaaataaagaggaAACAATATTATctgttataaactaattacTTTATGATTCATACATAAcatgtataattttacatatagcACTTCTAAATCTACGTactttacaaaaaattatatctgtgtaaagttttaattaaattattagcttataacatacaaatatatttacaaacatTCTTTGGGAATTAAAGTCGTagggaaatataataaagattgTTGTACCTTTATGAAAGTAtagtgatatatatatgtatgtatatatatcatatataccatatatataacatatatatatatatatacacaaaattattctatatatatatatatatgttcgtacGTGTTTATgcagaatattttcttttccataTATTGCCCAaaatttaacataaattttaacacAAAGTTTGGTCGCATCTTTTATGTAAACAATTTATAcattagaaaaaattataaataaagccTGTAATTTTACGTCAGTACTTTATACACAATttccatatattttacaacacATGTGGAAgccattttcattaaaaatatagagaaataaaataatatttcatataatgcAGTatgttttcatttaaaaatgttaaatgtcTCTGCACCCTTATAACCATATTGATGATGACGAACAAATGAATATATTCAAAATTGATGTGAATTCATCATGTTTTATCGTTGTTGTATTTCACGTGCACATGATAGTTTAAAGAAATTCATTAGTAACTTCCAATTAAATAGGTAATCGTCAAAtggttttaattaaattcagtGATATCGTTCAGAATCCAAGCCAATTAATAATCAAATGCATCgttattttcatcgattttgATTTGGCGTTACCCTGAGATCTTTTGTAACCCCTTGCAAATTTTGTAGGAGTTGCAcacgtttatttctttttctaattaaatcatttttcgaATCGGAATGTttcaatattgtattttaatttcaagctGGATGTCGTCGAGTTAGTCGAGATCGATTTGATGAACTATGTGTTCTACTACTAGatcgtttcctctttttacttttatgcCTATCTTTATgcttcgatttttttttacgtgcATACGATTTACTTGAATAATTACTGCATTGACTGTGCGACCTAAAATCTCCATCGGAATCTGAACTACTTAGAATTACTTCTCTTGTCTTGGATTTAAATTCACGATCTTTTCTTAACATGTCTCTGGCTGTCCAAGAGTTGTCATTATCACTCATATCTCGTTGAGATTCCCGTCTTCTAGAActatctcttttttctttctgggATGTGTAAGAAGATACACTGCTACTTCTAGACTCAGACTGTCGATCACTCTTGTATCTTGACTCTTTTCGGTGAGCTTCTTTTGTATCTGATACCTGCCTGGTTTTACCTCTTGTTCTAATTATCTTCTCACTTCTGCTCATATCAAAATCACTTGAACTAGTGGCGTATTTCCTTTTAGATTTTCGCAGTGTACGAGATTTCACATTCTTCACAATTTCGTCTGAATCAGTACTATTACTACTAAATGATTCATCGTCCGAATATCGACtttctttcttaattaaatcttTACGAACACGTACAGTGCCTTTCGTAGAATATTGTAAAGTTCTCGATTTTTTTTCATCCATAGGTTTTGATTCGATCTCATGAGAACTGTTGtcactactactactacttaATCTTCTTTTCGACGTCCGTTGAGTATTCCTCTTCGATGCCTTTTTTCTAGCGTCACTTTCGCCTGAACTGGATAAATTCCTACTCGTTCGATTACGAACTCTTGTTTCTGTAGATCGCTTGCGCCTTTTACTAGTTGTACTTCTTTTCGTATGTTTTCTAGTGCGACTTTGATATTTTCTGCTTCTTCTGAAATTGTAATCGCTGTCTGAATCAGAATTACTTTCGTTAGATGATGATGCCAATGCTCGGTTCTTAATACTGTGAGATGTACTAGGTTGGACAATATCTTCATATGAAGCAGGTGCTGGAACTCTAATAATGACATTAAAATAACATAGCTATGATTTCAATCGATGTCAAGTgttctgaaataaaatattttcacttaCTGAGCGTTATCATTTGATATGTGagaaatgtttatttcttCAGGATCGGATGAAAGTAATTCTATGATTTCTGGAGTTCTTTCATGACGAGGTTTCACATAACCAATCACTTCGCAATCATTATCTGATGTGGAGGAATCAGAGGAAATAGTTAATACATCTGGTACATTGTACGGGATTTCCAATTGAAACGTTTGTGTTACAGTACTTGGacctaattaaaaaaatactttacatTTTGATTTCATGTAAAATAACGatgtgaaacaaagaaaaacaaatgaGAGTTTTACCAGGCATATTAATTGTATGTGGTCCTACACTAGGCATATCTGTGTTCATTCTAAGGTCAATTGCTTCATCTAGAACTCGGACATCTGAATCATCAGAACTAGTGCTAGTACTGCTAGATGCAGGTGACAAAATATGTGATACATATTCATTTGACAATCCTATAATGAATATTACTAattttagaaagaaagaatgtaAAGTATCACGTATGATATACAAATAAGTAATGGAACTATATCACATACCCTGTGGTAAATAAGTTACGGATTGATCATAGCCAACTAAATCGAAATTAGTTCGCGCATAATTAAGTAATTCATGTACAAAGTGATCTGTGTATGTGCTGAAATGAGGGCGTACTAACTCTCGAAATTCTGGGCTTCTGATATCATAGTGACTAAGAGCATCCAATATGATACTTAATACATATGCAACAAGTGAAGAATTGTTATTGAGTAATACTTGCAATTCTCTATTTAACCATGGTATAAGTCGGTTTAATTCTCTCGGTTCTCTCCTTAGACAGAATAAGAAAACGTTATATTGATTGATATTTCATGCAAATAATGTATAGATAGTACGAAGTATTAATACTTACCGATAAAAATCGGCACTACATTCGCGAAAGCGGCCAAATACATCTGGTAATGCAGTAGCCCAAATTCCGAGCCTATAAATGGTACGACGATAATCGGCTGGATTTACACGTCTACGTAAGCGCTCTCCTATTGGAACTTGTGGTGCTATGCTTGGTAATTGTTCTCTTCTTGCAACCTGTTCTGGATTAAGCACTATTTCATGTGGACGCCTGTGATGTCCTGTCATAGTTGTTCTATaatgatttaatttattcgtttatgacattgttatatatttaatattagataTTAATCTTGGGTTAAGATTTACATGATACCTATAATGAAAACGATGAGTGCCAACATCCATAGCATGACCCAATTCAAAATTAAGATCAAAAGTGGCAAATTCTCTAGGTACATGATACTGGTCATAATCTTCTTCTGATCTAACATTGTGTATGATAGATTTAAAT from the Bombus fervidus isolate BK054 chromosome 12, iyBomFerv1, whole genome shotgun sequence genome contains:
- the LOC139993215 gene encoding uncharacterized protein isoform X1, encoding MEGPLEVKDSTAGAEEPIKSEAPVQNPDSSDRSDGAVSPPPNCSICLGKLVNTSFTDSCLHQFCFTCLLQWSKIKTECPLCKQTFKSIIHNVRSEEDYDQYHVPREFATFDLNFELGHAMDVGTHRFHYRTTMTGHHRRPHEIVLNPEQVARREQLPSIAPQVPIGERLRRRVNPADYRRTIYRLGIWATALPDVFGRFRECSADFYRREPRELNRLIPWLNRELQVLLNNNSSLVAYVLSIILDALSHYDIRSPEFRELVRPHFSTYTDHFVHELLNYARTNFDLVGYDQSVTYLPQVIFIIGLSNEYVSHILSPASSSTSTSSDDSDVRVLDEAIDLRMNTDMPSVGPHTINMPGPSTVTQTFQLEIPYNVPDVLTISSDSSTSDNDCEVIGYVKPRHERTPEIIELLSSDPEEINISHISNDNAQVPAPASYEDIVQPSTSHSIKNRALASSSNESNSDSDSDYNFRRSRKYQSRTRKHTKRSTTSKRRKRSTETRVRNRTSRNLSSSGESDARKKASKRNTQRTSKRRLSSSSSDNSSHEIESKPMDEKKSRTLQYSTKGTVRVRKDLIKKESRYSDDESFSSNSTDSDEIVKNVKSRTLRKSKRKYATSSSDFDMSRSEKIIRTRGKTRQVSDTKEAHRKESRYKSDRQSESRSSSVSSYTSQKEKRDSSRRRESQRDMSDNDNSWTARDMLRKDREFKSKTREVILSSSDSDGDFRSHSQCSNYSSKSYARKKKSKHKDRHKSKKRKRSSSRTHSSSNRSRLTRRHPA
- the LOC139993243 gene encoding probable dimethyladenosine transferase — encoded protein: MPKVRTQKTTRIHKEVAKQGILFNTNIGQHILKNPLVIQNMVEKAAVRSTDVVLEIGPGTGNMTVKLLDKAKKVIACELDARMVAELQKRVQGTIYQSRLQIMIGDVLKTNLPFFDLCVANIPYQISSPLVFKLLLHRPLFRCAVLMFQREFAERLVAKPGDKLYCRLSINTQLLARVDLLMKVGKNNFRPPPKVESNVVRIEPRIPPPPINYQEWDGLTRIAFGRKNKTLSAAFKQTTVLTMLLKNYKIHCSLNNKEIPEGFNIKEMINDILQKAHAENKRARTMDIDDFISLLHAFNAQGVHFT
- the LOC139993215 gene encoding uncharacterized protein isoform X2, which gives rise to MEGPLEVKDSTAGAEEPIKSEAPVQNPDSSDRSDGAVSPPPNCSICLGKLVNTSFTDSCLHQFCFTCLLQWSKIKTECPLCKQTFKSIIHNVRSEEDYDQYHVPREFATFDLNFELGHAMDVGTHRFHYRTTMTGHHRRPHEIVLNPEQVARREQLPSIAPQVPIGERLRRRVNPADYRRTIYRLGIWATALPDVFGRFRECSADFYRREPRELNRLIPWLNRELQVLLNNNSSLVAYVLSIILDALSHYDIRSPEFRELVRPHFSTYTDHFVHELLNYARTNFDLVGYDQSVTYLPQGLSNEYVSHILSPASSSTSTSSDDSDVRVLDEAIDLRMNTDMPSVGPHTINMPGPSTVTQTFQLEIPYNVPDVLTISSDSSTSDNDCEVIGYVKPRHERTPEIIELLSSDPEEINISHISNDNAQVPAPASYEDIVQPSTSHSIKNRALASSSNESNSDSDSDYNFRRSRKYQSRTRKHTKRSTTSKRRKRSTETRVRNRTSRNLSSSGESDARKKASKRNTQRTSKRRLSSSSSDNSSHEIESKPMDEKKSRTLQYSTKGTVRVRKDLIKKESRYSDDESFSSNSTDSDEIVKNVKSRTLRKSKRKYATSSSDFDMSRSEKIIRTRGKTRQVSDTKEAHRKESRYKSDRQSESRSSSVSSYTSQKEKRDSSRRRESQRDMSDNDNSWTARDMLRKDREFKSKTREVILSSSDSDGDFRSHSQCSNYSSKSYARKKKSKHKDRHKSKKRKRSSSRTHSSSNRSRLTRRHPA